AGCACATCATttcctattaaaaataaaagatcgaGCAGCGTTAACTTCATTCAGCTGCTACTATAGCTTGAAACTGAGTCTGAAACCTTACTATAGAGCAAAGACTTGAGACTTGATGAGATCACAGAGCCATAAGAGCCCTTTACACCTGAGGAAAATAAACGAAGCCCATTCCtttaaaaagtgaaaaaggagCATGAGAATTAAAGCATTTACGCGCTAACACCATTCAATCAAGAACCAACAGTCAGCACTGCAAGGCTTGTTCAAGTGGCATGACCGTTGGTCTATGAATCCATATAATATGTGTGAGTTAAGTGTTATgaacccaaaaaaaaagaaaacagaaaaaaaaaaaaaaacagtcaaaCCCCCATCctctaaactaaaattaaaaaataaggatACACccaaataagtttttaaaaaattttacatcGATTTTgactctaaaaaataaaataaaatatttatttatttatttatttataataattttcctTCTCACTCTTTTGCGCACACAGAAACAGTCACCTACAAACTTTCTGTCTGCGACTGTTGCTGTCTGCAATCCCTGACTCTCAAGCACTCACTCCAATGAACCATTCTTCCAGATCCACCACCGCCGTTTCCCACCATAATGACCATTCTGCCCCTCCCGAATCCAAAATCTCCAACCCCGCTCTTACCATCCAATCCGCCTTCCGCGCCCACCGCATCCGCACCCTCTACCGCAAGATCTCCACCGTCGATTCCGAGGCCGACCGCCTCCAGCGCCTCATCCAGAGGCAAGAAACCGTGGACGCCGTCCGCACCAACCCACTTCAGAAGCTCGCCATCAACGAGTCCCTCATGTCCCTCCTCCTCACTCTCGATTCTGTCCCCGGATTCGATCCAACGGTCAGGGAAGCTCGCCGGAAGATAACACGCCGGATCGTGAGCCTCCAGGAGATCCTGGACTCCGTGTCCGAGTGCAAGTTCGATGAATGGGGTTGGTGGAACAGTTACGACGACGTTTTGGTGAGGAATTGGGACCAGGTGATTGAAGACATGGAGGAGAGTGTTTGCAGGGAGAGAGGTGGCGATGATATGGATAAGTTCTGCGCCCAATATTTAGGGTTCCGCTGCCTTCAAAGGTTCCTTCGTGAACCCTGATTTCAATTGCCCCCTTCAACATGTATAAGTTACTTTGTTGCTTGTGTATGAATATTTTAGTCTCTATAATGTACTTTAATTAGCAAGTGTTATATGGTGAAATGAATAGCATGTATAGATCTGTTAAAATACTACTAAGATAGCATTTGATGAAATTAATACACAATATATGATGTTATAGTTCACAAAGTACAGCATCCTTCAACTATTGGATTTGCCACTGTCCCGATTTAAGGGTGAAGAAACTTTTATTTTCTCACATGTTATAGTACCTTTAGATCTAGTAGTGTGGGTAATTAGGTGTGGAGTAGTAAGAGGTGATGGTGGTGCTAATTGAGGCAGTTGCACTTGCACTTGAACATGCATCTCTTGCAGTCAGAGAGTGTAGGGTAGCCGCCTTTGTTGCAGTCGCACTTGCTGATGCAATAGGGCCTTGAACCCCCACCCCACAAGCACCGAGCCATGCAGTGCAGGATTGGGGTGCATGAGGGACATGAACTACTCATCTGGTTCACTATGCAGTCCTTGCACCCCATACCATCTGACGGCATGCAACTCAGTGCAGGGGAAGCCATAACCACTACCATTATCACCAACACCGCTTCTACTTGGACCCCCATTGCATTCTTCTTTGCCTCCATATTAACCAGAGTTACCAAGTTATTCTTTTAGGTATCTATATACCAGTTTCAGAAGCTAGTATATAAATTTGGGGAAACAGTTTAAGGTAAGACTGAATTTAAGATCCATATGAGGCATCGAAAAGTGGGGATGCATTCATTTGGAGAGGGTTGCCTGATATTGATATTAAACTCGCACTTGCTCTCATAAAGTCTCTGGCAGCACAAATCTGTCTTGGTTTGCACAATACTCATATTTGTCAACGCTATCATCTATGGATTGCCATGGACATTTGATTTGAATAAATACTTGCATGCTCTTATTAAAGTGGGATGTTGTTTTTAATTGTTTACTAACTCTGTCATGAGTCAACTTTGAGTGTCAGCATAAGGATATGTTAAGTAGCAGCCTGATTGTGTGTGCATTGTGTGTCAGCGAGAACACATCACCAAAGtttttatcttttgatttttaaattgtattttcAGGACATTTATTGATAAAAcagtaaaaaaactaaaaaaaaaaggttttattGCATTTGTGAATTTTTTAACAAATGTCTTGAACAAAATCTAAAATTAGAGACAACGAATTGAAGGATCTAAAAATGA
The sequence above is drawn from the Arachis hypogaea cultivar Tifrunner chromosome 4, arahy.Tifrunner.gnm2.J5K5, whole genome shotgun sequence genome and encodes:
- the LOC112795999 gene encoding BAG family molecular chaperone regulator 5, mitochondrial, coding for MNHSSRSTTAVSHHNDHSAPPESKISNPALTIQSAFRAHRIRTLYRKISTVDSEADRLQRLIQRQETVDAVRTNPLQKLAINESLMSLLLTLDSVPGFDPTVREARRKITRRIVSLQEILDSVSECKFDEWGWWNSYDDVLVRNWDQVIEDMEESVCRERGGDDMDKFCAQYLGFRCLQRFLREP